A DNA window from Allokutzneria albata contains the following coding sequences:
- a CDS encoding HhH-GPD-type base excision DNA repair protein — protein MTRTLCLAQDPDSDALLAADPLALLFGMLLDQQIQMEKAFKGPKVIADRMSGLDVHRIAEAPEEEFVAIASEPPAIHRFPGSMAKRLQTLARFLIEHYDGDPEAIWTRDEPDGKTVMKRLKELPGFGDQKARIFLALLGKQLDVRPEGWREAAGAYGEDGARRSVADVRDKVTLAEVRDFKKAAKAAAKAGKGQ, from the coding sequence ATGACTCGCACGCTGTGCCTCGCCCAGGACCCGGACTCGGACGCCCTGCTCGCCGCCGACCCGCTGGCGCTGTTGTTCGGCATGCTGCTCGATCAACAGATCCAGATGGAGAAGGCGTTCAAGGGGCCGAAGGTGATCGCCGACCGGATGAGCGGGCTGGACGTGCACCGGATCGCGGAGGCGCCGGAGGAGGAGTTCGTCGCGATCGCCTCGGAGCCGCCCGCGATCCACCGGTTCCCGGGCTCGATGGCGAAGCGGCTGCAGACGTTGGCGCGCTTTCTGATCGAGCACTACGACGGCGACCCCGAAGCCATCTGGACGCGGGACGAGCCCGACGGCAAGACCGTGATGAAGCGGCTCAAGGAGCTGCCCGGCTTCGGGGACCAGAAGGCGCGGATCTTCCTCGCACTGCTGGGCAAGCAGCTCGACGTCCGGCCCGAGGGCTGGCGGGAGGCGGCGGGGGCCTACGGCGAGGACGGGGCGCGGCGCAGCGTCGCCGATGTGCGCGACAAGGTCACCCTCGCCGAGGTGCGGGACTTCAAGAAGGCGGCGAAGGCCGCGGCCAAAGCCGGGAAGGGCCAGTAG
- a CDS encoding PP2C family protein-serine/threonine phosphatase encodes MGEQRRELVVGMACEQGPRPSNADAIAAAGALGGATALAVVDGIGGDEHVVAASPACVQEAVAVGAEHGAVAGLLAAGEEMRERQNAAAEKGARIPDAVAAVAVFLPELNVIEVAWTGDCRVWTLHEDELRLRTVDHTQGQRMREYAAELTEEELADYDEDPADWDHVVLTTLGRAHPVDPMSFGSARVSAEGVLAVVVGSDGFHKSLSAEEITEVLREHADDAQEAAEQLVTSALIRSAEVHDNVTAGVLPLSAVPDDSEGQSDG; translated from the coding sequence GTGGGCGAACAGCGCCGCGAGCTGGTCGTTGGCATGGCCTGTGAGCAGGGACCCCGGCCGTCGAACGCGGACGCGATCGCCGCGGCGGGAGCCCTCGGCGGCGCGACGGCCCTCGCGGTCGTCGACGGCATCGGCGGCGACGAGCACGTGGTCGCGGCCTCCCCGGCCTGCGTGCAGGAGGCCGTCGCGGTCGGCGCGGAGCACGGCGCGGTCGCCGGGCTGCTCGCGGCGGGCGAGGAGATGCGCGAGCGGCAGAACGCGGCCGCCGAGAAGGGCGCCCGCATCCCCGACGCCGTCGCCGCGGTGGCCGTCTTCCTGCCCGAGCTGAACGTCATCGAGGTCGCCTGGACCGGCGACTGCCGCGTGTGGACGCTGCACGAGGACGAGCTGCGCCTGCGCACCGTGGACCACACCCAGGGCCAGCGCATGCGCGAGTACGCGGCCGAGCTGACCGAGGAGGAGCTGGCCGACTACGACGAGGACCCCGCCGACTGGGACCACGTCGTGCTCACCACGCTGGGGCGTGCGCACCCCGTCGACCCGATGTCCTTCGGCAGCGCCCGCGTCTCCGCCGAGGGCGTTCTCGCCGTGGTGGTCGGCAGCGACGGCTTCCACAAGTCGCTGAGCGCCGAGGAGATCACCGAAGTGCTGCGCGAACACGCCGACGACGCGCAGGAGGCGGCGGAGCAGCTGGTCACCTCCGCGCTCATCCGTTCGGCCGAAGTGCACGACAACGTCACCGCGGGAGTCCTGCCGCTCTCTGCCGTGCCGGACGACTCCGAAGGTCAGTCGGACGGCTGA
- a CDS encoding GNAT family N-acetyltransferase: protein MTDLVIRPLVPGEVELFESLPHDDLVGFAATGTTYAEMAARGEYRPEWSWIAQRDGVVVARAAWYGRPNGEGAEPLALDWFDFTDADAAVELLRQVPYRTEYSLDTPPDWRSRPDVLAAATSRLDAAIAAGMTPLVERYIYLWTPEHGLPERPGRLVFRQEPDDAVFFDIFRRMNESTLDAHARRTTDLHGVDAAAQEDMDFLHRMPSPREWWRVACTPDGDIVGLSVPSRHTKPVVGYIGVVPEHRGHGYAYDLLVEATHLLVAEGAREIKAGTDKGNVPMAKAFARAGYPVHQERIDLVYP from the coding sequence ATGACCGATCTGGTCATCCGCCCGCTGGTCCCCGGCGAGGTCGAGCTCTTCGAATCCCTTCCGCACGACGATCTGGTCGGCTTCGCCGCTACGGGCACCACCTACGCCGAGATGGCGGCCAGGGGCGAGTACCGGCCCGAGTGGAGCTGGATCGCCCAGCGCGACGGCGTGGTCGTCGCCCGCGCCGCCTGGTACGGCCGGCCGAACGGCGAGGGCGCCGAACCACTGGCGCTGGACTGGTTCGACTTCACCGACGCCGACGCGGCGGTGGAGCTGCTGCGGCAGGTGCCGTACCGGACCGAGTACAGCCTCGACACCCCGCCGGACTGGCGGAGCCGCCCGGACGTGCTCGCCGCGGCGACCTCCCGCCTCGACGCCGCAATCGCCGCGGGCATGACCCCGCTGGTGGAGCGCTACATCTACCTGTGGACGCCCGAGCACGGGCTGCCGGAACGCCCTGGCCGCCTGGTCTTCCGGCAGGAACCCGACGACGCGGTGTTCTTCGACATCTTCCGCAGGATGAACGAGAGCACCCTCGACGCGCACGCCCGCCGGACCACCGATCTGCACGGGGTGGACGCCGCCGCGCAGGAGGACATGGACTTCCTGCACCGGATGCCCAGTCCTCGCGAGTGGTGGCGGGTCGCGTGCACACCGGACGGCGACATCGTCGGCCTGAGCGTGCCGAGCAGGCACACCAAGCCGGTGGTCGGCTACATCGGCGTCGTCCCGGAGCACCGCGGCCACGGCTACGCCTACGACCTGCTTGTCGAGGCCACCCACCTGCTCGTCGCGGAGGGCGCGCGGGAGATCAAGGCCGGCACCGACAAGGGCAACGTCCCGATGGCCAAGGCCTTCGCCCGGGCCGGGTACCCGGTCCACCAGGAGCGGATCGACCTGGTCTACCCCTGA
- a CDS encoding SDR family NAD(P)-dependent oxidoreductase has protein sequence MSGTGHAGTILLLGGRSEIGLAVAVRLVGPDSTVILAARRSSDLDSQESVLRVAGATVERAEFNADIVEDHEAFLRKIVERHGPIDVVITAFGILGDQKRAESDAAHAVSIVHTDYVAHVSILTLLARQLREQGRGAIVVFSSVAGVRVRRANYVYGSAKAGLDGFASGLADALVGSGVRLLLVRPGFVIGRMTEGMTPAPLSSTPDQVAEATVRALRRGKREVWVPATLRPLFAVLRLLPRAVWRRMPR, from the coding sequence TTGAGCGGCACCGGACACGCCGGAACGATTCTGCTTCTCGGTGGGCGCAGCGAGATCGGCCTCGCCGTCGCCGTCCGCCTGGTGGGCCCGGACAGCACGGTCATCCTCGCCGCCAGACGCAGCTCCGACCTGGACTCCCAGGAGTCGGTGCTGCGCGTCGCGGGCGCCACGGTGGAGCGGGCGGAGTTCAACGCCGACATCGTCGAGGACCACGAGGCCTTCCTGCGCAAGATCGTCGAGCGGCACGGCCCGATCGACGTGGTGATCACCGCCTTCGGCATCCTCGGCGACCAGAAGCGGGCCGAGTCCGACGCCGCGCACGCCGTGTCCATCGTGCACACCGACTACGTCGCGCACGTCAGCATCCTGACGCTGCTGGCCAGGCAGCTGCGCGAGCAGGGCCGGGGCGCCATCGTGGTGTTCTCCTCGGTGGCCGGGGTCCGGGTGCGGCGGGCGAACTACGTCTACGGCTCGGCCAAGGCGGGACTGGACGGGTTCGCCAGCGGCCTCGCCGACGCGCTCGTCGGCAGCGGCGTGCGCCTGCTGCTGGTCCGGCCCGGTTTCGTGATCGGCAGGATGACCGAGGGGATGACCCCGGCCCCGCTGTCCAGCACCCCGGACCAGGTGGCCGAGGCCACCGTGCGCGCGTTGCGCAGGGGCAAGCGCGAGGTGTGGGTGCCCGCGACGCTGCGCCCGCTGTTCGCGGTGCTGCGGCTGCTGCCCAGGGCCGTCTGGCGCCGGATGCCGCGCTGA
- a CDS encoding MarR family winged helix-turn-helix transcriptional regulator, which produces MTEDVRWLTDAEQRAWRAYLRANRMLWSALDQQLQRDSGLPHAYYLVLVALSECPDRTSPMSELATLAGTSPSALSHAVGRLEAQGWVSRCRDTGNGRIVRARLTDAGFAALAGAAPGHVGEVRRMIFDRLRPEQVAQLAEICSAIAGEGPAWP; this is translated from the coding sequence ATGACCGAGGACGTGCGCTGGCTCACCGACGCCGAGCAACGGGCGTGGCGGGCCTACCTCAGGGCCAACCGGATGCTCTGGTCCGCGCTGGACCAGCAGCTGCAGCGGGACTCGGGGCTGCCGCACGCCTACTACCTGGTCCTGGTGGCGCTGTCGGAGTGCCCGGACCGGACCTCGCCGATGAGCGAGCTGGCCACGCTGGCGGGGACCTCGCCGAGCGCGCTCTCGCACGCGGTCGGCAGACTGGAGGCGCAGGGCTGGGTGAGCCGCTGCCGCGACACCGGCAACGGGCGGATCGTGCGGGCGAGGCTCACCGACGCGGGGTTCGCCGCGCTGGCCGGCGCCGCTCCAGGTCACGTGGGGGAGGTGCGCCGGATGATCTTCGACCGGCTCCGCCCCGAGCAGGTCGCGCAGCTGGCCGAGATCTGCTCGGCGATCGCGGGCGAGGGGCCGGCCTGGCCGTGA
- a CDS encoding dioxygenase family protein encodes MTAPAAAFDRFLPKALPLARAQREWTPADGPLPSIYLGHGAPPLFDDELWIDQLFAWAQSLPKPKNILIVSAHWEAAPLSLSSAGAHTPLVYDFSGFARRYFEMTYATPDATELSRRVTAAMPDNEPVHRHARRGLDHGAWVPLKVMYPLGDIPVLQLSMPTHDPERLLELGKRLRSLRAEGTLVIGSGFMTHGLPYLTREIMATNAVPGWSSDFDAWAADALDRGDVDTLADFRNKAPGMPYAHPTVEHYVPLFVTLGAGERPDAPVRTTIDGYLIGLSKRSFEAA; translated from the coding sequence GTGACCGCGCCCGCGGCCGCGTTCGACCGCTTCCTGCCGAAGGCCCTCCCCCTGGCCCGCGCCCAGCGCGAGTGGACGCCCGCCGACGGCCCGCTGCCCTCGATCTACCTCGGGCACGGCGCTCCCCCGCTCTTCGACGACGAGCTGTGGATCGACCAGCTCTTCGCCTGGGCGCAGAGCCTGCCCAAGCCGAAGAACATCCTGATCGTCAGCGCGCACTGGGAGGCGGCGCCGCTGAGCCTGAGCTCCGCCGGCGCGCACACTCCCCTGGTCTACGACTTCAGCGGGTTCGCCCGGCGCTACTTCGAGATGACCTACGCGACGCCGGACGCCACCGAGCTGTCCCGGCGGGTCACGGCGGCCATGCCGGACAACGAGCCCGTGCACCGGCACGCCCGCCGCGGCCTCGACCACGGGGCGTGGGTGCCGCTGAAGGTGATGTACCCGCTCGGCGACATCCCGGTGCTCCAGCTGAGCATGCCGACCCACGACCCGGAAAGGTTGCTGGAGCTGGGAAAGCGGCTGAGGTCGCTGCGCGCGGAGGGCACCCTGGTGATCGGCTCCGGCTTCATGACCCACGGCCTGCCGTACCTGACCCGCGAGATCATGGCCACGAACGCGGTCCCCGGCTGGTCCTCGGACTTCGACGCCTGGGCGGCGGACGCCCTGGACCGGGGCGATGTGGACACCCTCGCGGACTTCCGGAACAAGGCCCCTGGGATGCCCTACGCGCACCCCACGGTGGAGCACTACGTTCCGCTGTTCGTCACCCTCGGCGCGGGCGAGCGGCCGGACGCGCCGGTCCGGACCACCATCGACGGTTACCTGATCGGTCTCTCGAAGAGATCCTTCGAGGCCGCCTGA
- a CDS encoding DeoR/GlpR family DNA-binding transcription regulator — MFAAERRQAVLELVRANGMVSLRELARIVQASEVTVRRDLRRLEAEGLLARRHGGAVANEAPSYEPSYTEKTQVASAEKAAIANAAAELVAPGDAIVLGAGTTTQALARRLARLSNLTVLTNSLLVAQAFARSRGVEVLMPGGTLRGSIFALVGAVAEESISGLRMQRAFLSGNGLTAARGLSTPNVAVAAMDRAMAATAAEVVVLADHTKLGVDTMVQTVPPEGIAHLVTDSAADAEEIAALRRLGVDVHVAKA, encoded by the coding sequence ATGTTCGCTGCCGAACGGCGTCAGGCCGTGCTGGAACTGGTCCGCGCCAACGGGATGGTCTCGCTGCGCGAGCTGGCCAGGATCGTCCAGGCCAGCGAGGTGACGGTGCGGCGGGACCTGCGCAGACTGGAGGCGGAGGGCCTGCTGGCCCGCAGGCACGGCGGGGCGGTGGCCAACGAGGCGCCCTCCTACGAGCCGAGCTACACGGAGAAGACGCAGGTCGCGAGTGCGGAGAAGGCCGCGATCGCCAACGCCGCCGCCGAGCTGGTCGCGCCGGGCGATGCGATCGTGCTCGGCGCGGGCACCACGACGCAGGCGCTGGCGCGGCGGCTGGCCCGGCTGTCCAACCTGACCGTGCTGACCAACTCGCTGCTCGTGGCGCAGGCGTTCGCGCGCTCGCGCGGGGTCGAGGTGCTGATGCCGGGCGGCACGCTGCGCGGCTCGATCTTCGCGCTCGTCGGGGCGGTCGCCGAGGAGTCGATCAGCGGGCTCCGGATGCAGCGCGCGTTCCTGTCCGGCAACGGCCTGACCGCGGCGCGCGGGCTGTCCACGCCGAACGTGGCGGTGGCCGCGATGGACCGCGCGATGGCGGCGACCGCGGCCGAGGTGGTCGTGCTCGCCGACCACACCAAGCTGGGCGTGGACACGATGGTGCAGACGGTCCCGCCGGAGGGGATCGCGCACCTGGTCACGGACTCGGCGGCGGACGCGGAGGAGATCGCCGCGCTGCGCAGGCTGGGCGTGGACGTGCACGTGGCCAAGGCTTGA
- a CDS encoding SDR family oxidoreductase, translating to MKVLVTGATGNVGRIVVEQLVRQGISVRALTRDPAAAQFPEGVEVVRGDLADPASVPLDGVERVYLFPVPATAEAVVARAVGAGVQRIVTLSSGAVTFGHDTTYHLPVEQAVEASGLQWTHVRPGEFAINKLRLWGPSIRGEGVVRDPNPDLAWFPTHERDIAEVAVAALTEDGHAGQAYDVNGPEQITHRDQVRAIADAIGREIRFEVVSRERARELYLAQGGFAADNADFLLGYESYDGEDQEKPDPEWADQEWTISTAEPVIGRARTFAEWARDHAGDFR from the coding sequence ATGAAGGTCCTGGTGACCGGTGCGACCGGCAATGTCGGCCGGATCGTGGTCGAACAGCTTGTCCGACAAGGGATTTCGGTGCGTGCGCTGACCAGGGACCCGGCCGCCGCGCAGTTCCCGGAGGGCGTCGAGGTCGTGCGGGGTGACCTCGCCGACCCGGCGTCGGTGCCGCTCGACGGCGTCGAGCGCGTGTACCTGTTCCCGGTCCCCGCAACCGCCGAGGCGGTCGTCGCCCGCGCGGTCGGGGCAGGGGTCCAGCGGATCGTCACCCTGTCCTCCGGCGCGGTGACCTTCGGTCACGACACCACCTACCACCTGCCGGTCGAACAGGCGGTGGAAGCCTCCGGCCTCCAGTGGACCCACGTCCGGCCCGGGGAGTTCGCGATCAACAAGCTCCGGCTCTGGGGGCCGTCGATCCGCGGCGAGGGCGTGGTGCGCGACCCGAACCCGGACCTGGCCTGGTTCCCGACGCACGAGCGCGACATCGCCGAGGTCGCGGTCGCCGCCCTGACCGAGGACGGGCACGCGGGACAGGCCTACGACGTCAACGGGCCGGAGCAGATCACCCACCGCGACCAGGTGCGGGCCATCGCCGACGCCATCGGCCGCGAGATCCGGTTCGAGGTGGTCAGCCGCGAGCGCGCCCGCGAGCTGTACCTCGCCCAGGGCGGATTCGCCGCCGACAACGCGGACTTCCTCCTCGGCTACGAGTCCTACGACGGCGAGGACCAGGAGAAGCCCGATCCCGAGTGGGCCGACCAGGAGTGGACGATCTCCACCGCCGAGCCGGTCATCGGACGCGCGCGCACGTTCGCGGAGTGGGCGCGCGACCACGCGGGCGACTTCCGCTGA
- a CDS encoding TetR/AcrR family transcriptional regulator, which produces MGKPETGVRARTKRAILAAAAMTLARDRAATLADIAAAAEVGRSTVQRYFAEREDLVKAVTEDSLRVLGEATEEAGIGRGEPGEAMRRLVAAMLSVAERVLYLYGDAEILDSIGGVDQDDEGSRAVRALIERGQADGTFDAGADPWWIESVLWSLVYSACDAVSRGRMPRHGAAATVIRTLEQGISGGGRR; this is translated from the coding sequence ATGGGAAAACCTGAGACAGGCGTCAGGGCGCGCACGAAGCGGGCGATCCTGGCCGCGGCCGCCATGACGCTGGCCAGGGACCGGGCGGCGACGCTCGCCGACATCGCGGCCGCGGCGGAGGTGGGCCGCAGCACCGTGCAGCGCTACTTCGCCGAGCGGGAAGACCTGGTCAAGGCGGTCACGGAGGATTCGCTGCGAGTGCTCGGGGAGGCGACCGAGGAAGCCGGCATCGGCCGAGGCGAGCCGGGGGAGGCGATGCGCAGGCTGGTCGCGGCGATGCTCAGCGTCGCCGAGCGGGTCCTGTACCTCTACGGCGACGCCGAGATCCTGGACAGCATCGGCGGCGTGGACCAGGACGACGAGGGCAGCCGGGCGGTGCGAGCGCTCATCGAGCGCGGTCAGGCCGACGGGACCTTCGACGCGGGCGCCGATCCCTGGTGGATCGAGTCCGTGCTGTGGTCGCTGGTCTACAGCGCCTGCGACGCGGTCAGCCGGGGCCGGATGCCCCGTCACGGTGCGGCCGCGACCGTCATCCGCACCTTGGAGCAGGGCATCTCAGGGGGAGGACGACGATGA
- a CDS encoding helix-turn-helix domain-containing protein, with protein sequence MPDSSEQLSAYLRQIGRLVRDSRKHRGWTQAQLAEALGSSQSAVHRIEQGNQNLSLEMLTRIGAALDSEIVTLGRSGPMHLRVEGGRSLSGSITVKTSKNAGVALLCAALLNSGKTTLRKVARIEEVSRLLEVLASIGVRTRWLNEDNDLEIIPPAKLDLAGMDVAAARRTRSIIMFLGPLMHHEDEFELPYAGGCALGTRTVEPHMTALRPFGLEVKAASGSYRARVDRSRRPTRAIVLTERGDTVTENALMAAAGHDGVTVIRNASPNYMVQDLCFFLTELGVRIEGIGTTTLTVHGLPRIHRDVDYAPSEDPIEAMSLVTAAIVTGSEITVCRVPIEFMEIELAILEEMGLDYDRGEEYPAANGRTRLVDLVVRPSSLRAPNDKIHPMPFPGLNIDNLPFFALIGATAQGTTLIHDWVYENRALYFTELTKLGGRVSLLDAHRVNVEGPTRWSAAEVICPPALRPAVVVLLAMLAAKGTSVLRNVYVINRGYEQLASRLNQLGARIEIFRDL encoded by the coding sequence ATGCCTGACAGCTCCGAACAGCTCTCCGCCTACCTGCGCCAGATCGGCCGACTCGTCCGGGACTCCCGCAAGCACCGGGGCTGGACGCAGGCACAGCTCGCCGAGGCGCTCGGCAGCAGCCAGAGCGCGGTGCACCGGATCGAGCAGGGCAACCAGAACCTGAGCCTGGAGATGCTGACCAGGATCGGAGCGGCACTGGACTCGGAGATCGTCACGCTCGGCCGGTCCGGGCCGATGCACCTGCGCGTCGAGGGCGGACGGTCGCTCTCCGGCAGCATCACCGTGAAGACCAGCAAGAACGCCGGGGTCGCGCTGCTGTGCGCGGCGCTGCTGAACTCCGGGAAGACCACGCTGCGCAAGGTCGCGCGGATCGAGGAGGTCAGCAGGCTCCTCGAAGTCCTCGCCAGCATCGGCGTGCGCACGCGGTGGCTGAACGAGGACAACGACCTGGAGATCATTCCGCCCGCAAAGCTCGACCTGGCGGGCATGGACGTGGCCGCGGCGCGCCGGACCAGGAGCATCATCATGTTCCTCGGGCCGTTGATGCACCACGAGGACGAGTTCGAGCTGCCGTACGCGGGCGGCTGCGCGCTCGGCACCCGCACGGTCGAACCGCACATGACCGCACTGCGCCCCTTCGGCCTCGAAGTCAAGGCCGCATCCGGCAGCTACCGCGCCCGCGTCGACCGTTCCCGCCGCCCTACCCGCGCGATCGTGCTGACCGAACGCGGCGACACCGTGACGGAGAACGCGCTGATGGCCGCCGCCGGGCACGACGGCGTGACCGTGATCCGCAACGCCAGCCCGAACTACATGGTGCAGGACCTGTGCTTCTTCCTGACCGAGCTGGGCGTGCGGATCGAGGGCATCGGCACGACCACGCTCACCGTGCACGGCCTGCCCCGCATCCACCGCGACGTCGACTACGCGCCGTCCGAGGACCCCATCGAGGCGATGAGCCTCGTGACGGCCGCGATCGTGACCGGCTCGGAGATCACCGTCTGCCGGGTGCCGATCGAGTTCATGGAGATCGAGCTGGCCATCCTGGAGGAGATGGGCCTCGACTACGACCGCGGCGAGGAATACCCCGCCGCCAACGGCCGCACCCGCCTCGTCGACCTCGTCGTGCGCCCCAGCAGCCTCCGCGCGCCCAACGACAAGATCCACCCGATGCCGTTCCCGGGCCTGAACATCGACAACCTGCCGTTCTTCGCGCTCATCGGCGCGACCGCGCAGGGGACCACGTTGATCCACGACTGGGTTTACGAGAACCGGGCGCTGTATTTCACGGAGCTGACGAAGCTCGGCGGGCGGGTGTCCTTGTTGGACGCGCACCGGGTGAACGTGGAAGGGCCGACGCGGTGGTCGGCCGCGGAGGTGATCTGTCCGCCTGCGTTGAGACCGGCGGTGGTGGTGTTGTTGGCGATGCTGGCGGCGAAGGGGACGTCGGTGTTGCGGAACGTCTATGTGATCAATCGGGGGTATGAGCAGTTGGCTTCGCGGTTGAACCAGCTGGGGGCTCGGATCGAGATCTTTCGGGATCTGTGA
- a CDS encoding PIG-L family deacetylase, with protein sequence MATLVSFHAHPDDECIGCGGVMRKAHEEGHRVVLVVATRGEHGEVPDGFLAEGEQLWQRRVAETHAAAEILGADRVEFLGYQDSGMIGEPTNDLPGSFWTADVEEAALRLATILQEENAEVLTIYDDNGGYGHPDHVQVHRVGKRAAEIAGTPRVYQNTMNQDHMRRGMAAMAAQAENVDMPDVEAEGQFGKPESEITAAVDVTKYLKVKREAMRAHASQISEDSFFLAMPDEGFAYAFGTEWFIREGHGPGITETDLMAGL encoded by the coding sequence ATGGCCACTTTGGTGTCGTTCCACGCCCACCCGGACGACGAGTGCATCGGGTGCGGCGGTGTCATGCGCAAGGCTCACGAGGAAGGCCACCGCGTCGTGCTGGTGGTGGCGACCCGCGGTGAGCACGGCGAGGTGCCGGACGGCTTCCTCGCCGAGGGCGAGCAGTTGTGGCAGCGCCGCGTCGCCGAGACCCACGCCGCCGCCGAGATCCTGGGCGCCGACCGCGTGGAGTTCCTGGGGTACCAGGACTCCGGTATGATCGGCGAGCCCACCAACGACCTCCCCGGTTCCTTCTGGACCGCCGACGTCGAGGAGGCGGCGCTGCGCCTGGCGACCATCCTCCAGGAGGAGAACGCCGAGGTCCTGACCATCTACGACGACAACGGCGGCTACGGCCACCCCGACCACGTCCAGGTCCACCGCGTCGGCAAGCGGGCCGCCGAGATCGCCGGCACCCCCCGCGTCTACCAGAACACCATGAACCAGGACCACATGCGCCGCGGCATGGCCGCCATGGCCGCCCAGGCGGAGAACGTCGACATGCCGGACGTGGAGGCTGAAGGGCAGTTCGGCAAGCCCGAGTCGGAGATCACCGCGGCCGTCGACGTCACCAAGTACCTGAAGGTGAAGCGAGAGGCGATGCGCGCCCACGCCAGCCAGATCAGCGAGGACTCGTTCTTCCTCGCCATGCCCGACGAGGGTTTCGCCTACGCCTTCGGCACCGAGTGGTTCATCCGCGAGGGCCACGGCCCCGGCATCACCGAGACCGACCTGATGGCGGGCCTGTAG
- a CDS encoding bestrophin-like domain, with the protein MLLQSVLVVGGTVIVSVLAAYIVTKLVPFQARAKYNEVSGYFFAACGAFYAILVAFVVVAVWEDLGAARANTYVEANALPGLYFASTAFSDKDKAAFQDIAVAYARAVIVDEWPLLAEGKGSPKVEEVAKKMRRAIVQVEVTDARQEALYSAMIERVNTIGSARRDRLNEAVPSIPRFFWVGLIVGGALLIGFALFFGTERFLPHALMVGVLAMLVSASLLFTHLMDHPFTGAAAVSPEAFRIALSQMGQPLPLP; encoded by the coding sequence TTGCTGCTGCAGAGCGTCTTGGTGGTCGGCGGCACCGTGATCGTCAGTGTGCTCGCCGCGTACATCGTCACCAAGCTCGTCCCCTTCCAGGCCCGCGCCAAGTACAACGAGGTGTCCGGATACTTCTTCGCGGCCTGCGGCGCGTTCTACGCGATCCTGGTCGCCTTCGTGGTGGTCGCGGTGTGGGAGGACCTGGGAGCCGCCCGCGCCAACACCTACGTGGAGGCGAACGCCCTGCCCGGGCTCTACTTCGCCTCGACGGCCTTCTCCGACAAGGACAAGGCGGCTTTCCAGGACATCGCGGTCGCCTACGCGAGGGCGGTCATCGTCGACGAGTGGCCCCTGCTCGCCGAGGGCAAGGGCAGCCCCAAGGTCGAGGAGGTCGCCAAGAAGATGCGCAGGGCGATCGTCCAGGTCGAGGTCACCGACGCGCGCCAGGAAGCGCTCTACAGCGCCATGATCGAGCGGGTCAACACGATCGGCAGCGCGCGGCGGGACCGGCTCAACGAGGCGGTGCCGTCCATCCCGCGCTTCTTCTGGGTCGGGCTGATCGTGGGCGGCGCGCTGCTGATCGGTTTCGCCCTGTTCTTCGGCACGGAACGGTTCCTGCCGCACGCGTTGATGGTGGGCGTGCTGGCCATGCTCGTATCGGCCTCGCTGTTGTTCACCCACCTCATGGACCACCCGTTCACCGGCGCCGCCGCGGTCTCCCCTGAGGCGTTCCGCATCGCGTTGTCGCAGATGGGGCAACCACTGCCCCTTCCGTAG
- a CDS encoding allene oxide cyclase barrel-like domain-containing protein translates to MSWKRLLGLTAAVAMLPVLTASAAPAAPADETIIVTAKRSVLSLPAVPTVGLSFLGGGELFDEAGAKVGEGYSTCTVARLAPPELTSHCTSAFRLAKGEIHLSSLRTYTVGATSSFKDSTMAVIGGTGAYKDARGEAKTAKQGGALLDPTAPVSYKFTITISS, encoded by the coding sequence ATGTCCTGGAAACGACTGCTCGGCCTCACCGCGGCCGTGGCGATGCTCCCGGTGCTCACCGCGAGCGCGGCCCCGGCGGCACCGGCCGACGAGACGATCATCGTGACCGCGAAGCGGTCCGTGCTCAGCCTGCCCGCCGTGCCCACCGTCGGCCTGTCCTTCCTCGGTGGCGGCGAACTGTTCGACGAGGCGGGTGCCAAGGTCGGCGAGGGCTACTCCACCTGCACGGTGGCCAGGCTCGCGCCGCCGGAGCTGACCTCGCACTGCACCAGCGCCTTCCGGCTGGCCAAGGGCGAGATCCACCTGTCCAGCCTGCGCACCTACACGGTCGGTGCGACCAGCAGCTTCAAGGACTCCACGATGGCGGTGATCGGCGGCACCGGCGCCTACAAGGACGCGCGGGGCGAGGCCAAGACGGCGAAGCAGGGCGGCGCGCTGCTCGACCCGACCGCACCGGTGTCCTACAAGTTCACCATCACGATCAGTTCCTGA